The Burkholderia lata genome contains a region encoding:
- a CDS encoding Bax inhibitor-1/YccA family protein produces MNDYPYNFGRGGSVSTAEVRNRVLRNTYWLLALSMVPTVLGAWVGVATGFSLFAATSPMMSLLAFFAIAFGFMFAIERTKNSSVGVFVLLGFTFFMGLMLSRLLSFILGFSNGPSLIMLAFGGTGIIFATMATIATVSKRDFSGLGKWLFMGVIVILLASVANIFLQLPALMLTVSVLAIAIFSAYMLFDVQRVVNGGETNYISATLAIYLDLYNVFTNLLALLGIFGGNRN; encoded by the coding sequence ATGAACGACTATCCGTACAATTTCGGCCGCGGCGGTTCCGTCAGCACCGCCGAGGTTCGCAACCGCGTGCTGCGGAACACGTACTGGCTGCTCGCGCTGTCGATGGTGCCGACTGTGCTGGGCGCCTGGGTCGGCGTCGCGACGGGCTTCTCGCTGTTCGCGGCCACGAGCCCGATGATGAGCCTGCTCGCGTTCTTCGCGATCGCGTTCGGCTTCATGTTCGCGATCGAGCGGACCAAAAACAGCTCGGTCGGCGTGTTCGTGCTGCTCGGCTTCACGTTCTTCATGGGCCTGATGCTGTCGCGGCTGCTGAGCTTCATCCTCGGCTTCTCGAACGGCCCGTCGCTGATCATGCTCGCGTTCGGCGGCACCGGCATCATCTTCGCCACGATGGCAACGATCGCCACCGTCAGCAAGCGCGACTTCTCGGGGCTCGGCAAGTGGCTGTTCATGGGCGTGATCGTGATCCTGCTCGCATCGGTCGCGAACATCTTCCTGCAACTCCCGGCGCTGATGCTCACCGTGTCGGTGCTCGCGATCGCGATCTTCTCCGCCTACATGCTGTTCGACGTCCAGCGCGTCGTGAACGGCGGCGAGACGAACTACATCTCGGCCACGCTCGCGATCTACCTCGACCTGTACAACGTGTTCACGAACCTGCTCGCGCTGCTCGGCATCTTCGGCGGCAACCGCAACTGA
- the rpoS gene encoding RNA polymerase sigma factor RpoS — MPKSKRHEPQAESEKISRATQASVGRAGASTDDEDDVADNERDLEARDSDSEGGDDEREGRAEAAPDVDDFRTMLQAELTADTIQHYLNRISVKPLLTVEEEQRYSRLAKAGEFEARQVMIERNLRLVVSIAKGYLNRGVPLLDLIEEGNLGLMHAIEKFDPTRGFRFSTYATWWIRQSIERAIMNQARTVRLPVHVIRELNQVLRAKRHLEKNSMSTGEAAERREASIDDIAYLTGKTAEEVTDILALNEHTASLDAPLDLDPASSLLDLLPDDQSQSPDAEVQHRELETLTRAWLSRLSDKHRHVIERRFGLNHIEPATLEELADEMGLTRERVRQIQQEALVRLKRFFASNGVRKDAVL; from the coding sequence ATGCCGAAATCGAAGCGCCACGAGCCGCAAGCCGAGTCTGAGAAAATCAGTCGAGCCACGCAAGCATCGGTGGGGCGAGCTGGTGCTTCGACGGACGACGAAGACGACGTCGCGGACAACGAGCGTGACCTCGAGGCACGCGACTCTGACTCGGAAGGCGGCGACGACGAGCGCGAAGGCCGTGCCGAGGCGGCGCCCGACGTCGACGATTTCCGCACGATGCTGCAGGCCGAACTCACGGCCGACACGATCCAGCATTACCTGAACCGCATCAGCGTGAAGCCGCTGCTCACCGTCGAGGAGGAGCAGCGTTATTCGCGTCTGGCCAAGGCCGGCGAATTCGAGGCGCGGCAGGTGATGATCGAGCGCAACCTGCGCCTCGTCGTCAGCATCGCGAAGGGGTATCTGAACCGTGGCGTGCCGCTTCTCGACCTGATCGAGGAAGGCAACCTCGGCCTGATGCATGCGATCGAGAAATTCGACCCGACGCGCGGCTTTCGTTTCTCGACCTACGCGACGTGGTGGATCCGGCAGAGCATCGAACGGGCGATCATGAACCAGGCCCGCACGGTGCGCCTGCCCGTGCACGTGATCCGCGAACTGAACCAGGTGCTGCGCGCGAAGCGCCATCTCGAAAAGAACTCGATGTCGACGGGCGAGGCGGCCGAGCGCCGCGAAGCCAGCATCGACGACATCGCCTATCTCACCGGCAAGACCGCCGAGGAAGTCACCGACATCCTCGCGCTCAACGAGCACACGGCGTCGCTCGACGCGCCGCTGGACCTCGATCCCGCGAGCAGCCTGCTCGACCTGCTGCCCGACGACCAGAGCCAGTCGCCTGACGCCGAGGTGCAGCACCGCGAGCTCGAGACGCTGACGCGCGCGTGGCTGTCTCGGCTGTCCGACAAGCACCGGCACGTGATCGAGCGCCGCTTCGGCCTGAACCACATCGAACCGGCGACGCTCGAGGAGCTGGCCGACGAGATGGGGCTCACGCGCGAGCGCGTGCGCCAGATCCAGCAGGAAGCGCTGGTGCGCCTCAAGCGGTTTTTCGCCTCCAACGGTGTGCGCAAGGACGCCGTTCTGTAA
- a CDS encoding helix-turn-helix domain-containing protein — MSEPQPSNGAETNGAKPAPAGLESLAAVGSRLAQLRETRGWTVDDVSARLKVAPQKLRALEAGDISHLPGVTFALGVVRSYAKMLGVDPEPFAQALRRERGVPEVDLSMPASSGTDLPRGRVSIPLGGSSRHHPWLWGTGIVVVAVVAVLMWHTGGDSSSLLARFKSGDAEHASAASVPAAASSSSVEEAASGGASAVVANEVPAPAVASAAPAPAVASAVRAPAPVAPVVTAAASQPVVATTAASAAAPAQPASVVVAAGQSMVELKVKQDSWFSVRDKNGKELFSGLVHSSEAKQVAGEGPFKVTIGNKAGLDAIAFDGKPVDPAKYSAARGNVARFTLP; from the coding sequence ATGAGTGAGCCGCAGCCGTCTAACGGCGCAGAGACGAATGGCGCGAAGCCGGCACCGGCAGGGTTGGAATCGCTTGCGGCAGTCGGCAGCCGACTGGCGCAGCTTCGGGAGACAAGGGGTTGGACCGTCGACGACGTGTCGGCGCGACTCAAGGTCGCACCGCAGAAGCTTCGGGCGCTCGAGGCCGGTGACATCAGCCATTTGCCCGGCGTGACGTTCGCGCTCGGCGTCGTGCGCAGCTACGCGAAGATGCTCGGCGTTGATCCGGAACCGTTCGCGCAGGCGTTGCGCCGTGAGCGCGGGGTGCCGGAAGTCGACCTGTCGATGCCCGCGTCGTCGGGGACGGATCTGCCGCGCGGCCGCGTGTCGATTCCGCTGGGCGGATCGTCGCGCCATCACCCGTGGCTGTGGGGCACGGGGATCGTCGTCGTCGCGGTGGTTGCGGTACTGATGTGGCACACTGGCGGCGATTCGTCGAGCCTGCTCGCGCGCTTCAAGAGCGGCGACGCGGAGCATGCGTCGGCCGCGAGCGTGCCGGCGGCAGCATCGTCGTCATCCGTCGAAGAGGCGGCTTCGGGTGGTGCGTCTGCCGTGGTCGCGAATGAGGTTCCGGCCCCGGCTGTTGCGTCTGCAGCGCCGGCGCCGGCAGTTGCATCGGCTGTTCGGGCGCCTGCGCCCGTGGCGCCGGTCGTGACGGCGGCGGCTTCGCAGCCCGTCGTGGCAACGACGGCGGCCAGCGCCGCCGCACCGGCACAGCCGGCGAGCGTCGTGGTCGCGGCCGGCCAGTCGATGGTGGAACTGAAGGTCAAGCAGGACAGCTGGTTCAGCGTGCGCGACAAGAACGGCAAGGAGCTGTTCTCCGGGCTGGTGCACAGCAGCGAGGCGAAGCAGGTCGCTGGCGAAGGCCCGTTCAAGGTCACGATCGGCAACAAGGCGGGCCTCGACGCGATCGCGTTCGACGGAAAACCTGTCGATCCGGCAAAATATTCGGCAGCGCGGGGTAATGTGGCGCGGTTCACGTTGCCCTGA
- a CDS encoding endonuclease/exonuclease/phosphatase family protein, producing the protein MRLIDWNIQWGRDADGAVDLPRTVAAIRALGDFDVLCLQEVTRGFGALPGRPGADQFAELAALLPGYAIVEAIGADLPPIETGAPRRQFGNAIATRLPVGRVLRQLLPWPADAGAPSMPRIALDVELQAPFGPLRVVTTHLEYYSARQRLAQVDALRDRHREACAHAARPAPAETAEGPFSATGQPCDAIVCGDFNSAFGSEAYRRFMEPIADAPRFVDAWVARHPGRTPPPTAGVYDTVQWSEGPLACDFVFVTDTLLPRVTRCEIDGDVRASDHQPVLLELA; encoded by the coding sequence TTGCGACTGATCGACTGGAACATCCAATGGGGTCGGGACGCGGACGGCGCCGTCGATCTTCCGCGCACCGTCGCGGCGATCCGCGCGCTCGGCGACTTCGACGTGCTGTGCCTGCAGGAGGTCACGCGCGGCTTCGGCGCACTGCCCGGCCGGCCCGGTGCCGACCAGTTCGCCGAACTCGCGGCGCTGCTGCCCGGATATGCGATCGTCGAAGCGATCGGTGCCGACTTGCCACCGATCGAAACCGGCGCACCGCGCCGTCAGTTTGGCAATGCGATCGCGACGCGGCTGCCGGTCGGGCGCGTGCTCCGCCAGTTGCTGCCGTGGCCGGCCGACGCCGGCGCGCCGTCGATGCCGCGTATCGCGCTCGACGTCGAGTTGCAGGCGCCCTTCGGGCCGCTGCGGGTGGTCACCACGCATCTGGAATATTATTCGGCGCGCCAGCGGCTCGCCCAGGTCGACGCACTGCGCGACCGGCACCGCGAGGCCTGCGCGCATGCGGCACGACCGGCGCCTGCAGAAACCGCCGAGGGGCCGTTCAGCGCGACCGGCCAGCCGTGCGATGCGATCGTCTGCGGCGACTTCAACAGCGCGTTCGGCAGCGAGGCCTATCGCCGATTCATGGAGCCGATCGCAGACGCGCCGCGCTTTGTCGACGCATGGGTCGCACGGCACCCGGGCCGCACGCCGCCGCCGACGGCCGGTGTCTACGACACGGTGCAATGGTCGGAGGGGCCGCTCGCATGCGACTTCGTGTTCGTGACCGATACGCTGCTGCCGCGCGTTACGCGCTGCGAGATCGACGGCGATGTGCGCGCGTCGGATCACCAGCCCGTGCTGCTCGAACTGGCATGA
- a CDS encoding peptidoglycan DD-metalloendopeptidase family protein, which yields MSMLRAMQNNRSREPLTLAQRAICVAAFSTLLAACATRLDNAPVVDRSGSLGTTGTAQPAAPLPPAPPGYYRVKPGDTLYRIALENGQNYRDIAAWNNLVNPNQIEVDQLLRVSPQAGAAVAGTQVAAPIAGAAVATAPLSSGPATPAAGTSSVATPPAAAAASSDTAAAPSGPVTFAWPARGPVLNGFDDAKNKGVNIGGTAGETVKAAADGRVVYSGNGLRGYGNLIIIKHDATYLTAYAHNRALMVKEGDAVTKGQKIAEMGNSDSDRVMLHFEVRRQGKPVDPLKYLPPQ from the coding sequence ATGAGTATGTTGCGCGCGATGCAAAACAACCGTTCCAGGGAACCGCTCACGCTCGCCCAGCGCGCGATCTGCGTAGCTGCGTTCTCCACGCTTCTGGCCGCCTGTGCGACGCGGCTCGACAACGCGCCCGTCGTCGATCGCTCCGGTTCGCTCGGCACGACCGGCACCGCGCAGCCCGCGGCGCCGCTCCCCCCGGCGCCGCCGGGTTACTACCGGGTGAAGCCGGGCGACACCCTGTACCGGATCGCACTCGAAAACGGGCAGAACTATCGCGACATCGCCGCGTGGAACAACCTGGTGAACCCGAATCAGATCGAAGTCGACCAGCTGCTGCGTGTTTCGCCGCAAGCCGGTGCCGCCGTAGCGGGCACGCAGGTCGCCGCGCCGATCGCGGGCGCCGCCGTTGCGACCGCGCCGCTCAGCAGCGGCCCCGCAACGCCGGCCGCCGGTACGTCGTCGGTCGCGACGCCGCCTGCCGCGGCAGCCGCATCGAGCGATACGGCAGCCGCGCCGAGCGGCCCCGTGACGTTCGCGTGGCCCGCGCGCGGTCCCGTGCTGAACGGTTTCGACGACGCGAAGAACAAGGGCGTCAATATCGGCGGCACGGCCGGCGAGACCGTGAAGGCGGCGGCCGACGGTCGCGTCGTCTACTCCGGCAATGGTCTGCGCGGCTACGGCAACCTCATTATCATCAAGCACGATGCAACTTACCTCACGGCGTATGCACACAATCGCGCTTTGATGGTAAAAGAGGGGGACGCGGTAACGAAGGGGCAGAAGATCGCCGAGATGGGGAACAGCGATTCCGACCGCGTGATGCTGCATTTCGAGGTTCGCCGGCAGGGTAAACCTGTCGATCCGCTGAAGTATTTGCCGCCTCAATAA
- the rlmN gene encoding 23S rRNA (adenine(2503)-C(2))-methyltransferase RlmN has product MTSETTVNLLDFDAEGLVAYCGSLGEKPFRAKQLQRWIHQYNAGDFDGMTDLAKSLREKLKGRASIGMPEIASDHVSTDGTRKWLIDVGNGNAVETVFIPEETRGTLCVSSQAGCAVNCRFCSTGKQGFSRNLSTAEIIGQLRMAEFALRASLGRAPGPNGKAERVVTNVVMMGMGEPLLNYSAVVPAMRLMLDDNAYGLSRRRVTLSTSGVVPMMDRLGAELPVALAVSLHAPNDPLRDELVPLNKKYPLRELMAACQRYLKVAPRDFITFEYCMLDGVNDTEAHARELLAVTRDVPCKFNLIPFNPFPESGLIRSKPEQIKRFAQVLIDAGVVTTVRKTRGDDIDAACGQLAGAVKDRTRLAERTGAAGKIIEVRAI; this is encoded by the coding sequence ATGACGAGCGAAACTACCGTCAATCTTCTCGACTTCGATGCCGAGGGTCTCGTCGCGTACTGCGGCAGCCTCGGCGAGAAGCCGTTCCGCGCCAAGCAGTTGCAGCGCTGGATCCATCAGTACAACGCTGGCGACTTCGACGGCATGACCGATCTCGCGAAGTCCTTGAGAGAGAAACTCAAGGGCCGCGCGTCGATCGGCATGCCCGAGATCGCCAGCGATCACGTTTCCACCGACGGCACGCGCAAGTGGCTGATCGACGTCGGAAACGGCAATGCGGTCGAAACCGTGTTCATCCCGGAGGAGACGCGCGGCACGCTGTGCGTGTCGTCGCAGGCCGGATGTGCGGTCAACTGCCGCTTCTGTTCGACGGGCAAGCAGGGCTTTTCCCGCAATCTGTCGACAGCCGAAATCATCGGCCAGCTACGGATGGCCGAATTTGCATTGCGAGCGTCACTGGGCCGCGCGCCCGGCCCGAACGGCAAGGCCGAACGGGTCGTCACCAACGTGGTGATGATGGGCATGGGCGAACCGCTGCTGAATTACAGCGCGGTCGTGCCGGCGATGCGGCTGATGCTCGACGACAACGCGTACGGCCTGTCGCGCCGCCGCGTGACGCTGTCGACGTCCGGCGTGGTGCCGATGATGGACCGCCTCGGTGCCGAGCTGCCGGTCGCGCTGGCCGTTTCGCTGCACGCGCCGAACGATCCGCTGCGCGACGAGCTGGTGCCGCTCAACAAGAAGTATCCGCTGCGCGAGCTGATGGCGGCTTGCCAGCGTTATCTGAAAGTCGCGCCGCGCGACTTCATTACTTTCGAATACTGCATGCTGGACGGCGTCAACGACACCGAAGCGCATGCGCGCGAACTGCTGGCCGTCACGCGCGACGTGCCGTGCAAGTTCAATCTGATCCCGTTCAATCCGTTTCCGGAATCGGGCCTCATCCGCTCGAAGCCGGAGCAGATCAAGCGTTTTGCACAGGTCCTCATCGACGCGGGTGTCGTCACGACCGTGCGCAAGACGCGCGGCGACGACATCGATGCCGCGTGCGGCCAGTTGGCCGGCGCAGTGAAGGACCGCACGCGCCTCGCGGAACGTACGGGCGCAGCAGGAAAAATCATCGAAGTTCGGGCGATTTGA
- the surE gene encoding 5'/3'-nucleotidase SurE, whose translation MRILLSNDDGYLAPGLAALSDALQPLAELTVIAPEQNCSGASNSLTLSRPLSVQRAASTGFFYVNGTPTDSVHVALTGMADARPDLVVSGINNGQNMGEDTLYSGTVAAATEGIMFGVPAIAFSLVDKGWAHLPDAARVAAEIVKHYLAHPLPGQPLLNVNIPNLPYDELKGWKVTRLGKRHPSQPVIRQTDPRGEPIYWIGAAGEALDASDGTDFHAVANGFVSITPLQLDLTHTQMLPATREWARAGGRAS comes from the coding sequence ATGCGAATCCTACTCAGCAACGACGACGGCTATCTCGCCCCCGGTCTCGCCGCGCTCAGCGACGCGCTGCAGCCGCTGGCCGAGCTCACGGTGATCGCGCCCGAGCAGAACTGCAGCGGCGCGTCGAATTCCCTCACGTTGTCGCGGCCGCTGTCGGTGCAGCGCGCGGCGAGTACGGGTTTCTTCTACGTGAACGGCACGCCGACCGATTCGGTACACGTCGCGTTGACGGGGATGGCCGACGCCAGGCCGGATCTCGTCGTTTCCGGGATCAACAACGGCCAGAACATGGGCGAAGACACGCTCTATTCGGGGACAGTTGCGGCCGCCACCGAAGGCATCATGTTCGGCGTGCCGGCGATCGCATTCTCGCTGGTCGACAAGGGCTGGGCCCATCTGCCGGACGCCGCGCGCGTCGCCGCGGAAATCGTCAAGCACTACCTCGCGCATCCGCTGCCGGGCCAGCCGTTGCTGAACGTCAATATTCCGAACCTGCCGTACGACGAACTGAAAGGCTGGAAGGTCACGCGCCTCGGCAAGCGACATCCGTCGCAGCCGGTGATTCGCCAGACCGACCCGCGCGGTGAACCGATCTACTGGATCGGCGCAGCGGGCGAAGCGCTGGACGCCAGCGACGGCACCGATTTTCACGCAGTGGCAAACGGTTTCGTGTCGATCACGCCGCTGCAGCTGGACCTCACGCATACGCAGATGCTGCCCGCGACGCGCGAATGGGCGCGCGCCGGAGGGCGGGCTTCATGA
- a CDS encoding 3'-5' exonuclease — MTPILVFDIETIPDVDGIRRLEDLPATLDDAAVAEHAFAARREKTGSDFLPHHLQRIAAISCVFRDNNGFRVRSLGTPQDNEATLIQSFYRVIEKYTPQLVSWNGGGFDLPVLHYRALVHGVPASRYWDLGEDDRDFKWNNYISRYHSRHTDLMDVLAMYQARANAPLDALAKMCGFPGKLGMDGSQVWPAFQAGRIEEIRNYCETDVVNTYLLYCRFQLMRGGLTPSEYADEILLVKNSLAQEPASHWAEYLAGFDA, encoded by the coding sequence ATGACTCCGATTCTTGTTTTTGACATCGAGACCATTCCCGATGTCGACGGCATTCGCCGTCTGGAAGACCTGCCCGCGACGCTCGACGATGCCGCGGTGGCCGAACATGCGTTCGCCGCCCGCCGCGAGAAGACCGGCAGCGATTTCCTGCCGCACCACCTGCAGCGCATCGCGGCGATCTCGTGCGTGTTTCGCGACAACAACGGGTTTCGCGTGCGCTCGCTCGGCACGCCGCAGGACAACGAAGCGACGCTGATCCAGTCGTTCTACCGCGTGATCGAGAAATACACGCCGCAGCTCGTGTCGTGGAACGGTGGCGGCTTCGATCTGCCGGTGCTCCATTACCGCGCGCTCGTGCACGGCGTCCCCGCGTCCCGTTACTGGGATCTCGGCGAGGACGACCGCGATTTCAAGTGGAACAACTACATCTCGCGCTACCACTCGCGGCATACCGACCTGATGGATGTGCTCGCGATGTATCAGGCGCGTGCGAATGCGCCGCTCGACGCGCTCGCGAAGATGTGCGGCTTTCCGGGCAAGCTCGGGATGGACGGCAGCCAGGTGTGGCCGGCGTTCCAGGCCGGTCGGATCGAGGAAATCCGCAACTATTGCGAAACCGACGTCGTCAATACCTACCTGCTGTATTGCCGGTTCCAGTTGATGCGCGGCGGCCTGACGCCGAGCGAGTATGCGGACGAGATCCTGCTCGTGAAGAACTCGCTCGCGCAGGAGCCTGCGTCGCACTGGGCCGAATACCTGGCCGGTTTCGACGCGTAG
- a CDS encoding protein-L-isoaspartate(D-aspartate) O-methyltransferase yields the protein MSGERAKRFPLALEDLKRAPRKSEGRAGERHAAVAGSKAADKPAAVLKPVAVKPAAVRTALPGSAAAKPATAPKPTALKPAMPKPAAPSVAPAGAFALTSERVRERMVERLRANGVTDARVLEAMAAVPRHMFVDPGLATQAYEDSALPIGHQQTISKPSVVARMIELAMAGRTLERVLEIGTGCGYQAAVLSHVARDVYSIERIKPLYERAKLNLRPLRVPNIRLHYGDGRVGLPSAAPFDAIVIAAAGLDVPQALLEQLAIGGRLVAPVGAQSGQHQVLTLVERVAHAQWRESRLDRVFFVPLKSGVI from the coding sequence ATGAGCGGCGAGCGCGCGAAGCGGTTCCCGCTCGCGCTCGAAGATCTCAAGCGAGCGCCACGCAAGTCGGAAGGTCGGGCCGGCGAACGCCATGCGGCGGTCGCGGGTTCGAAGGCCGCCGACAAGCCCGCGGCCGTGCTGAAGCCGGTTGCGGTGAAGCCTGCTGCGGTGCGTACGGCATTGCCCGGTTCCGCCGCCGCGAAGCCGGCGACCGCACCGAAGCCGACCGCGCTGAAGCCCGCGATGCCGAAGCCGGCCGCGCCGAGCGTCGCGCCGGCCGGCGCGTTTGCGCTCACGTCGGAACGTGTGCGCGAACGGATGGTCGAACGGCTGCGCGCGAACGGTGTGACCGACGCGCGCGTGCTGGAAGCGATGGCCGCGGTGCCGCGACACATGTTCGTGGATCCGGGGCTCGCGACGCAGGCTTACGAGGATTCGGCGTTGCCGATCGGCCACCAGCAGACCATTTCAAAGCCGTCGGTCGTCGCGCGCATGATCGAGCTCGCGATGGCCGGCCGCACGCTCGAGCGCGTGCTCGAGATCGGCACGGGCTGCGGCTACCAGGCCGCCGTGCTGAGTCACGTGGCACGCGACGTGTATTCGATTGAACGCATCAAGCCGCTCTACGAGCGCGCGAAGCTGAACCTGCGGCCGCTGCGCGTGCCGAACATCCGTCTGCACTACGGCGACGGGCGTGTCGGCCTGCCGTCCGCGGCCCCGTTCGACGCGATCGTGATCGCGGCGGCGGGGCTCGACGTGCCGCAGGCGCTGCTCGAGCAGCTTGCGATCGGCGGGCGGCTCGTCGCGCCGGTCGGCGCGCAGAGCGGGCAGCACCAGGTGCTCACGCTCGTCGAGCGCGTCGCGCACGCGCAATGGCGGGAGTCACGGCTTGATCGCGTTTTCTTTGTCCCTTTAAAATCCGGAGTAATTTGA
- the ndk gene encoding nucleoside-diphosphate kinase: MAIERTLSIIKPDAVAKNVIGQIYSRFEGAGLKIVASRMAHLSRADAEKFYAVHAARPFFKDLVDFMISGPVMIQVLEGEGAILKNRDLMGATDPKKAEKGTIRADFADSIDANAVHGSDAAETAAVEVAFFFPEMNVYSR, encoded by the coding sequence ATGGCAATCGAGCGCACCCTGTCGATCATCAAGCCGGATGCGGTGGCAAAGAACGTGATCGGCCAGATCTACAGCCGTTTCGAAGGCGCCGGCCTGAAGATCGTCGCATCGCGCATGGCACACCTGTCGCGTGCTGACGCAGAGAAGTTCTACGCGGTTCACGCAGCGCGTCCGTTCTTCAAGGACCTCGTCGATTTCATGATCTCGGGCCCGGTGATGATCCAGGTTCTGGAAGGTGAAGGCGCGATCCTGAAGAACCGCGACCTGATGGGCGCAACGGATCCGAAGAAGGCAGAAAAGGGCACGATCCGCGCCGACTTCGCCGACAGCATCGACGCGAACGCCGTGCACGGCTCGGACGCTGCTGAAACGGCAGCGGTCGAAGTCGCGTTCTTCTTCCCGGAAATGAACGTTTACTCGCGCTAA
- the rlmD gene encoding 23S rRNA (uracil(1939)-C(5))-methyltransferase RlmD, translating to MRACVVYNLAFFNVCQEKLVSEAVPTSARKSRNAPVAPGPAPVLEIESLDMEARGVGRTITEDGEPGKVIFVEGALPGERVTYSSFRRKPSYEQATVVDILRPSVMRTKPKCAFFGTCGGCSMQHLDMRAQVAVKQRVLEDNLWHLAKLRAETMFAPIHGPSWGYRYRARLTVRNVAKKGGVLVGFHEKKSSYVADMTSCEVLPPHVSAMLVPLRRLVEGLSIRDRMPQIELAVGSEVTALVLRVLEPINADDEALLRAFADEHKVQFWLQPKGPDTVAPFYPLDVSLDYTLPEFGIRMPFKPTDFTQVNHQINRVLVGRALRLLAPSRDDRVLDLFCGIGNFTLPLARLSREVMGIEGSDTLTTRALANARENGVDGHTTFACRNLFEVTGDDIRALGAFDKFLIDPPREGALAVSKALAEIAQSGEGPLPKRIVYVSCNPSTLARDAGLLVHEAGYRLKGAGVVNMFPNTSHVESIALFERD from the coding sequence ATGCGGGCCTGCGTCGTCTACAATCTCGCCTTCTTCAACGTTTGTCAGGAAAAGCTGGTGTCCGAAGCCGTCCCCACTTCTGCGCGCAAATCAAGAAATGCGCCCGTCGCGCCCGGGCCCGCCCCGGTTCTCGAGATCGAATCGCTCGACATGGAAGCGCGCGGTGTCGGTCGCACGATCACCGAGGACGGCGAGCCTGGCAAGGTCATCTTCGTCGAAGGCGCGCTGCCGGGCGAGCGCGTGACCTATTCGAGCTTCCGCCGCAAGCCAAGCTACGAGCAGGCGACGGTTGTCGACATTCTGCGCCCGAGCGTGATGCGCACGAAGCCGAAATGCGCGTTCTTCGGCACCTGCGGCGGTTGCTCGATGCAGCACCTCGACATGCGTGCACAGGTGGCGGTCAAGCAGCGCGTGCTCGAAGACAACCTTTGGCACCTGGCGAAGCTGCGTGCGGAAACGATGTTCGCGCCGATCCACGGCCCGTCGTGGGGCTATCGCTACCGCGCGCGCCTGACCGTGCGCAACGTCGCGAAGAAGGGCGGCGTGCTGGTCGGGTTCCACGAGAAGAAGAGCAGCTACGTCGCCGACATGACGAGCTGCGAAGTGCTGCCGCCGCACGTGTCGGCGATGCTCGTGCCGCTGCGCCGGCTCGTCGAGGGGCTGTCGATCCGCGATCGGATGCCGCAGATCGAACTCGCGGTCGGTTCGGAAGTTACGGCGCTCGTGCTGCGCGTGCTGGAGCCGATCAACGCGGACGACGAAGCGCTGCTGCGCGCGTTCGCTGACGAGCATAAAGTGCAGTTCTGGCTGCAGCCGAAAGGTCCGGACACGGTGGCGCCGTTCTATCCGCTGGACGTGTCGCTCGACTACACGCTGCCGGAATTCGGCATCCGCATGCCGTTCAAGCCGACCGACTTCACGCAGGTCAACCACCAGATCAACCGCGTGCTGGTAGGCCGCGCGCTGCGTCTGCTCGCGCCGTCGCGCGACGACCGCGTGCTCGACCTGTTCTGCGGGATCGGCAACTTCACGCTGCCGCTCGCGCGGCTGTCGCGCGAGGTGATGGGCATCGAAGGCAGTGACACGCTGACGACGCGCGCGCTGGCGAACGCGCGCGAGAACGGTGTCGACGGCCACACGACGTTCGCGTGCCGTAACCTGTTCGAAGTGACGGGCGACGACATCCGCGCGCTCGGCGCATTCGACAAGTTCCTGATCGACCCACCGCGCGAAGGCGCGCTCGCGGTGTCGAAGGCGCTGGCCGAGATCGCGCAGAGCGGTGAAGGCCCGCTGCCGAAGCGCATCGTCTACGTGTCGTGCAACCCGTCGACGCTCGCGCGCGATGCGGGCCTGCTCGTGCACGAGGCCGGCTACCGCCTGAAGGGCGCCGGTGTCGTGAACATGTTCCCGAATACGTCGCACGTCGAATCGATCGCACTGTTCGAGCGCGACTGA